ACGCTGAGAACCCGCTGGTGGTCGATCTGCGTGCGTGGTCACTGCTCAGCGGCTTCGCCGCTGACAGGACGAAGGAATGAAGGCCTGCTTCGGCTTGACGAGGCTGAGAACGACGGCTATTCGAAACGAGGTGTTCCGCGATGTCGTACCTGCCCGAGCTGGCGGCGTTGCCCGCCGGGGCGCGGGTCGTCATCCGGCTGCCCAACGGTCCTGAGCTCGCGTCCGCGCTGCTGGCCTGCTTCGACCGCGAGCTCGTCGCGGTCCCGCTGGCGCCGCGCGGAACCGACCCCGCCGAGATCGTGCGGCGGGTCCGGGCGAGCGCCGTGGTGGAGCAGGTCGGCGGCGAAGTGGAGGCGCGTGCCACGGGCCTCCCCCTGGAGCACCCGGACGCGGCGGGCCTGGCGTTCATCATGTTCACCTCCGGTTCCACCGGGAGACCGAAAGGCGTCCGGCTCAGCCGTCGCGCGGTGCTCGGCAACGCCGCGAAAACCGCCGTGCTGCACGGGATCTCACCGGACCGCCCACACGGGACATGCCTGCCGCTGTACCACTGCAACGCGCTGGTGATGTCGCTGCTCGGCACGCACCAGACCGGGGCGCCGCTGGTGCTGCACTCGCGGTTCGACCCGGCCGGGTACTTCGCCGCGCTCGCCGCGGGCGGAGCGCGCACCGCGTCGATCGTCCCGGCGCTGCTCGCGGACCTGCTCGACGCCGCACCCGACTGGCCCCCGGAACTCGACTACCTCATCACCGCCGCCGCACCGCTGACCGGCGACCTCGTTCGCCGCTTCCACCGGACCTACGGCCCACGGCTGCGGCAAGGCTACGGGCTCACCGAAGCCGTCAACTTCAGCTTCACCACGCCCCTGCTGGACGCGGCCGGATTCTCCGCGCAATACCTGGACCGGTTCCCGCCGGTCGGGCAAGCCCTGCCGGACACGGAACTGCGGCTGGAATCCGGCGAAGTGCAGATCCGCACCCCCGACCTGATGGACGGCTACTGGGAAGACCCGGCCGCCACCGCCGAAGCCGTCACCGACGACGGCTGGCTGCGCACCGGCGACCTCGGCGAACTGCGCGACGGGCTGCTCGTGCTGCACGGGCGCACCAAGGAACGGATCAACCGGGGCGGCGAGAAGCACTACCCGCTGGAAGTCGAACGCGGCTGGCGCGCCGACGGCCTCACCGGGCGCTTCGCCGCCGTCGGCGTCGCCGAACCCGCGCTGGGCCAAGAGATCGGCCTCGTCACCGACGACGCGGAAGTGGGCGCCGTCCAAGACCTCTGCGAACGGACCGCGCTGCGCCCCGCGGCGCTGCGGTTCGGCGGATACCGCGCCACCGCCACCGGAAAGCCGCAGCGATCCAAGATGGGAGCCACGCTCGCCGCCCGGCGGCTCGCCCCCGGGCGCTACGAACGGCTGCTGCAGCACGCCGCCGTCGCCGCCCGCCGGATGCACGCCGCCGCGCCCGGAACCGACGAGCTCGCCGCACTCGCCGCGCTCGCCCCGCCGACCGCGACGGCCGAAGACGACGTGGCGTTCGCCGCCGTCGACTTCGTCCGCGAGCACTGGACGAGCCCCGACAGCGCCGAACTGGCAGCGGCGAAATCCGTGTGGCGCGCCAAGCTCGCCGCCGCCTGGCCGCTGTCGGCCCACGTCGAACTCGCCGCGGAAGTCGCCGCGGCCGAAGGCGCCCCCGCCGTGGCCGTCCCGTTCGGCGAAGAGACCACCATCGAAGACGGGCGGCTGCTGGTGCTGCCGCACGCCACCGGAACCACCACCGGCCAAGTGCCCTGGGCGCTCGGTCCCGTGTGGACGTTCCTCACCGACGGCAGGACCGGCCACCGGGTGAACCGGTGGAGCAGGCTGCGCCGGCTCCGGCACGACGGACACGCCCTCGTCGGCTGCTCCGTGCTGCGCGCCGGACGGCACGACCTCGGCGGCGTCATCTGGGCCCGCCCGACCCAGCAGGAGGAATGAGCATGGCACGGCGCGACGACCACCCCCTGGAGATCGCCACCTGGGCGAAGAACTCCATCACCGACGACCACACCGACCTCCGCGTCGACCACGGCGGGCTCGACGTCCCGCTGCACGGCACCGTCTCGGCCACCGGACGCGAACTCGCCACCAACGGCGAGATCGGCGCCGACCTCATCCGGTTACCCGCAGGCCAAGGATTCGTGCCCCACACCCACCCCGGCCACCACGTGCTCACCGTGGTCGCCGGAGTCGGCACCATCACCTACGGCGGCCGGATCCACGAAACGCAAGCAGGGCAGACCTTCCTCGTCGAAGGCTCCATCCCGCACGCGGTGGGAGCCATCACCGACCACCTCATCGTCGCCGTCGGCGCCCCGCACAAGCGCATCGACTCCAGCGACCGCATGACCCCCGTGCCCTACGAGGAGATCATCGCCGACGACGGCGACCTCACCTGCCTGCTGTGCGACAAGACCGCAGGCGCACCGCGCTACCTGCACTCCCTGGACTGTCCCCACTGCCCTTGTCGCGAGTGCGCTGGGTTGCCTGATTGAGCGGTCGTTTCGGGTGTGTGGTCGGGTGGCGGAACCTCAGTGCCTTCCTCGCTGCGGGATCTTTTTCCCTAGTGGCTCCGCCACGAGGGAAAAAGCTGTCCTCGCGAGGAAGGCACTGAGAACCCGTGGGGGTCGGCTTTTCGACGTGGGCTATTCGCTGCGCGAATACAGGCACGGCCTTCGGCCGCCAGGCAGGCTTGCTTCGCCGCCCAGAGCACGGCTTCGCCGCGAGGCAGGCTGGGGTCGCAGTTCTAACGATGGTTTTGCCGTGAGGCAGGTTTGCTTCCCTCGGCAACAGCTGACCGGCGCGCCTCACGT
This window of the Saccharopolyspora gloriosae genome carries:
- a CDS encoding class I adenylate-forming enzyme family protein, which encodes MSYLPELAALPAGARVVIRLPNGPELASALLACFDRELVAVPLAPRGTDPAEIVRRVRASAVVEQVGGEVEARATGLPLEHPDAAGLAFIMFTSGSTGRPKGVRLSRRAVLGNAAKTAVLHGISPDRPHGTCLPLYHCNALVMSLLGTHQTGAPLVLHSRFDPAGYFAALAAGGARTASIVPALLADLLDAAPDWPPELDYLITAAAPLTGDLVRRFHRTYGPRLRQGYGLTEAVNFSFTTPLLDAAGFSAQYLDRFPPVGQALPDTELRLESGEVQIRTPDLMDGYWEDPAATAEAVTDDGWLRTGDLGELRDGLLVLHGRTKERINRGGEKHYPLEVERGWRADGLTGRFAAVGVAEPALGQEIGLVTDDAEVGAVQDLCERTALRPAALRFGGYRATATGKPQRSKMGATLAARRLAPGRYERLLQHAAVAARRMHAAAPGTDELAALAALAPPTATAEDDVAFAAVDFVREHWTSPDSAELAAAKSVWRAKLAAAWPLSAHVELAAEVAAAEGAPAVAVPFGEETTIEDGRLLVLPHATGTTTGQVPWALGPVWTFLTDGRTGHRVNRWSRLRRLRHDGHALVGCSVLRAGRHDLGGVIWARPTQQEE
- a CDS encoding cupin domain-containing protein; the encoded protein is MARRDDHPLEIATWAKNSITDDHTDLRVDHGGLDVPLHGTVSATGRELATNGEIGADLIRLPAGQGFVPHTHPGHHVLTVVAGVGTITYGGRIHETQAGQTFLVEGSIPHAVGAITDHLIVAVGAPHKRIDSSDRMTPVPYEEIIADDGDLTCLLCDKTAGAPRYLHSLDCPHCPCRECAGLPD